A stretch of the Aegilops tauschii subsp. strangulata cultivar AL8/78 chromosome 4, Aet v6.0, whole genome shotgun sequence genome encodes the following:
- the LOC109735080 gene encoding uncharacterized protein, which yields MPPPAPDRKRRPPMEQPEAGDGAPQQRQKKSSAAKKAKKGGATGSGSGGAWPAVKPKKDLQVNRLKGTQLLTVPDFLTSAEAKAFVDVAESMGFTHQGSLGPLKGEAYRDNDRISVTDPLLAQTLWESGINRIFMDINISGKAATGLNPNIRLYRYVEGQRFGRHIDESVHLGDGSRTQYTLLVYLSGKGSAKDSQALVGGETVFYDHRGGIVAEVAPVQGMALLHLHGARCMLHEARFVKKNVKYVLRSDVVFA from the exons ATGCCACCACCGGCGCCGGACCGGAAGAGGCGACCACCCATGGAGCAACCCGAGGCAGGAGACGGCGCTCCGCAGCAGCGCCAGAAGAAATCCTCCGCCGCCAAGAAGGCGAAGAAGGGCGGCGCTaccggcagcggcagcggcggggcATGGCCGGCGGTAAAGCCCAAGAAGGACCTCCAGGTCAATCGCCTCAAGGGCACCCAGCTCCTCACC GTCCCTGACTTCCTCACTTCCGCTGAGGCGAAGGCTTTCGTCGACGTCGCTGAATCCATGGGCTTCACGCACCAGGGCAGCCTTGGGCCACTCAAGGGGGAGGCTTACAGAGACAATGACCGGATATCTGTCACGGACCCCCTGCTCGCTCAAACGCTGTGGGAATCAGGGATAAACAGGATATTCATGGACATCAACATCTCCGGCAAAGCAGCAACCGGCTTGAACCCAAATATCAGGCTTTACAG gtacgtTGAAGGTCAGCGCTTTGGTAGGCATATCGATGAGAGCGTCCACCTTGGGGATGGTTCGAGGACACAGTATACATTGCTGGTGTACCTTTCTGGAAAGGGAAGCGCGAAGGATTCGCAAGCTCTTGTTGGAGGGGAGACTGTCTTTTATGATCACCGAGGTGGAATTGTTGCTGAG GTTGCTCCCGTGCAAGGAATGGCTCTGCTCCATCTACATGGCGCCAGGTGCATGCTGCATGAAGCTCGCTTTGTGAAAAAGAACGTCAAGTACGTGCTCCGTTCAGACGTCGTGTTTGCTTAG